The genome window TCATTATGCTTTCCATGGACCGGATAATCAGATATTGCTTTTAAGATTTGGCTCCACGTTGTCGCCCTTCTAACCCAAAAGTCAAAACAATTATGATCCACTAACACTGCGCTAGTGAGAGAACCGGAGAAGCTAGCACAGTATCCTTGATTGGAGATAAACATTTTAAAGCAAAAAGAGCGGAAAGGACACAGAATGGCGTAATCCTCATTTCCAATAGACCTTTGGGAACGGCCAAGAGTCAGAGTGGTGAACATGCAATAATAAACAGTAAGGAAATGTGGGCGGTGATTTAAGTGTCTGTATGTTCAGTCTAGTAATAGTACGCGTATCTCTTGGAGTTTGAAAATTCGATCATCAACAAAAAGTGAGCAGCTATGACTGAAGAGATGGGTGGCATAGTCTGAGCCATGCAAAAAGCGGAATATATTCCAAGACGCGATGATTATGATGATCCGAATCAAATGTCCAGTGCCTCCTCCTCAGCCATTGGTTATAAATAGTCCCCCCCAGCATTGCCTATTAGCATCCCATTGGAGAAATCGAGGagatttatttcacaatttcacgaGGAAGAGAGGTCCCACATGAGGACTGGAGCTAGCCCCTGTATTGTAGCCAAGGATGACTTGCCTGTGGCCTGGCAAGGGCAAGCAGCAGTTTGAAAACTGAAATGGAATGCGACGGCTCCATCGCTTCCCATCGGGATTATGATGAAAGGTAAAAGTAAGTCTTTAGTGGCACACAGGCAGTCTCCTTGGCTAACGAAACAGGCTCTTGTCATCTCATGCTGGACTTTCTCTTCTTCCTCACCTGGAAATGGAGACTCTTAGGACTGAACTGGATATAAGCTACCAAAACGAAATGGTGGTAGAGGTAAATGAAGTTTCCGCATTTATATATACTAGCCACTTTCATCATTACATGCGTAAAGCAATTGCTTCATAACTCTTTTAAATAGATGCTACTTCATTTACAAAAAGTAGCACAAAGCCTATAAGAATACCCTTGTCTCATAACAAGGGCGAAGGCTAGGAATCATCTTTAGGCTCAATCTAATATATAAAGCTAAGCAacaataaactaaatttaaatataatattattaaaatttgctTACAGGGTATAAAATTAATGgaatttttttcagttttcaaaaattatgtaGTTTATGGTgcataaatataaaagatttaaaaggAATCGAATAATGCCCTTAAAAAGGATAATTTAATAGGCTTAGAAAAGTAAGAAATGTTAAAATGCACATTGTGGtgattacatattttaattgattctGTTATTAGTTCAAAatggaaattattaatataacacAATACGATACTTTCGACAATggtagttaataaaataattaaccatgttaaaatataaattttaaaaaaaattataatgtgaGGCTTGAAAGTAAtagtaaataaatcataatttatgtattttgaagTAAAATTTATGATCGTAATAACAAGGATCTCGAAAATCCTACTCCTCTATTTCGTAAACAAATTACACATTTATGTGCATGGAATACATTTTGTTATggaaatttataaacatatctACTAATCTAAGAATCACCTTCAAGAACTTGGAAGAATATTAcatatgtttattattgtaTAGTTCAAACCGAAGGGGCTATTCGTTAATAATGTCATGAAGCTTTTTCTAATGGAGATAAGATCAAATTGACTTATAACATTAAATTCAGCTATGGATAGATTATATGTATCAGGCTGTTGCGACTGGCAACAGAGTCGAGTGGAaagcttttattcaaaacacaGTTGCTAGTATAGACAATAGTTTGTAGCAAATCAGAAGCAAATGGGTTTTAGTAGACTTGGTTATCATGCAGGCAAAGCAAAACTCTTCTGCATCCATTGGGGCAAATCCACCACCAGACAAGGATCTGATTTCTCAAAATCAGCAATCTGAATCAAAAACAATGGAATGGGGTGAAATTActgaaaaaaaacaattaagagTGGATATCAAAGAAAAACAAGACTCGCCTTCTCATTGCAGTTTGGGCAATAATGATATTTATGCCAAAGACAGTCCATGGAAGGGCAAAGGAAGCAGATTCCAAGCATAAAGGGCATCATGCATCCAACCACTGCTGCCAAACTAGGCTTAGATCtgaatttcacattaaattttatagagTAATATTATCATATTGTATATGGCCAGGCCAGGGGGTAACAGAAAACAAGCCATTTTCATTGTTTGGTCATGTTTATTTAAACAAGCCACTTTTAATTGTATCCACTGccacaaataaactaaaattaggAACTACAGAGCATCTACatgttttcttataaaataaactacaattgattcattctatctatctatctatataaTGCTCTTACTGAATTTGACGTTATAAAATTTCACAAGTCAGGCAGGACCTAGAGTCGACTCTGGTCATTACAATCCCGCACAACCTCCTCAAATAGATGATCGGGAACTAGAGAAAACCGATCTCATATGATAAgggaatgaaaaagaaagaggaaatacCTGACGAGGGTGAGACCGGAATTACCACAGTAAGGGCAATTGAAAGGAGCGGGAGTATCCCGATACATGGTTTGCTGAATCGGAATTCCCTTTGGATCGCCGTATATGGCGTTGGCTGGTATCCTCCCCTGTTGGTATCCATCCATCCGCGGCCCTGCATAGTATGGGACTCCCAGCACCGGCTGCTCCGTCTTCGACATATTTCTTATCTCTCCGAGAATATGTTGCTCCGTCAACTAATGCAAGCTATGAATGTAGACTTATATCTGAGTCAGCGAGGGGTATTTTATAATGACTCAAAACGAAACGTCTAGAGGCTGCGACCGCTGTTGGATTAATtcatagatttttttataaaaattaattcttagATTTTCGCGTTTTGTTACCGAAATGAAGCTACCCGGAAGGTGCGCCAATTTCAGTTTGGAAAGAAACGCGAAATTCCAAACCACACTATTCAACCCAATATTTATACCggtaaagtttaaaattatatttcacttatctaattttttaaaacttacataataatcactaatattatcaaattgttaatattgcaCCGTGATTCCAAGGGTTGATAGCTAATTTGGTCCCcgagttaaaaataattataaaaatatatttaaaataaataaataaaaccatttGCAACAAGGAAAACTAAAATTTGCAACTAATTTTTTCGCATCCAATCTTATAAAAATCACAATCTTAAACCTTTAAAAGAAACATTAAATACACAGTTACTCTGATCTTACTCGTttcttatttgttgttttacACTATCtttctttacctttttttttttctttgttttcatgCAAATTTGTGTCCGGAAAATGaagaatttaaagaaaaaaatcactttacattATAAATTGAAAGTTACTAAAAATCCAATTAATCTAGTAATTGGAATTAAAAAGAATGATGGGTTTAAAAAGAAGCAGTATACTTTGTAATAAATGTTCTACCATGCATAAAACTAAAGTTCGCTGAATGTTTGAAACTTTATCAATGGCTTCTCAAGGTTTCATTCTTTCCActgtgaagaagaagaaaaagaaaaatggatgatgactcttaaattttaacttcattaatcataatttattaacattaaccttaaccttaattaactattttgatGGATGATAGTGGTCTATCACCACCGTCCACTATATAGTAAAAGGCCAAATTGCTGAATCCATccttcaattaattacaatttcatagtgattaatttttaccctttataatttaattcttgtacCTTACTTAGTCACTAATTCTGTAAAAttacttattcaaaatttaattcacctatataatcactctataaatatttaataaaaacattctCAAGGCCAATTTATGAAAACGAGAttttgatacctcatttttcaaaatcggTTACTTTCAAACATGTCACTTGTACTTTAACTAACTGaacaattaactaaaattatcatattgaaaatcaataaaacactaaaataaactcataaattttcataaatattattaaataatatttacggctcaCTCATTAAAATTATGTCTTAAAATCTTTGTTTttaacaccactaaaaacgggttaTTACAGCttctttttagaaaaaaattatggctATTTGATCTACCCTCTAAGATTAAAATACTAAACTAgagaatttctcaaaattttcttcctaCTTCGTCTAATCTACTTTACAGAAGGTTAGTTGAGTCTAGATTATGCCCTAGATGCTCTGGTGAGGTAGAAATTTTGGAGCATGTTTTCCGAGACTGTCCGAGCACAGAGGCGATATGGGAGCAATTAAATTTCTGTTGGCCAATATCTGCGTTAGAATCAAACTACAGAGAATGGGCGATATTCATATTTGAGCACAATTCTATAAGGCAATGTAGATTGTTTTCATGTACATATAGGCGACTTGGATATGGAGAAACAAATTAGTCCGTAAAGGAGTGCAAAAATCATCTTCTTCCATAGCAAGTTCATCTAGGCGAATTGGAGGTTCTAAATTAGAAGTTACATGTCCAGAAAGGGAAACCGGTATGATGGAAGTCGCCGAAAAGCCCGCTCATCAAAATCAACTTTGATGTTGTGTTCAACAAACATAGGAAAAAATCATGTGCATGTGTAGTAATTAGAGATTCAAAGGAGGTAGTACTGGGTTCAAAAACTAGCTTGCATGATAACATACCTACAACGTTCGCAGCTGAGGTGACTGCATGTCTTGAAGCAGTGTAGATGGACAAGATCTAGGGTTTTCGGTGGTGGTGATGGAAGGAGGTGCAGAAAGAGAAGGAAGAAAGATTAGAAATCGGTGCCTATATATCTGATTATAGATCTGTCTGTGTAGGATACCAGAAGTGTTATTTCATACATGCACCGAGACAGGCCTAATTGGTTGTGCTTTACAATTTGCTTTTATAACCAACTAACTATTTTCATTAATGcccaaattaattatattaatgtttgattacatttttattagaaattgaatttatatatgtttttattatgtgGAAATTTGAAgatgttaaatataatttcaatttaatgaCATAACATTAGTTGCTTTTATTATTGGGGACTCAAATAACATTATGCTTTTATTTGGTGGGGGCCGGGGTGGAACAGCAAGAGAGGTCATCTGTTTCATTTTTCTCAACtcgtaatttatttattttaaaatcttatattatttactatttcttaattatcatttacttttatagtagttatatttaatatcttacatgtgtgtgttctttttcttatttttgttgaaaaatattttagacaCAAATTTAAAGTAATTACAAAAGTATAATCTTAGTTTTCATGATTTATCTTTATAGcagtaaattacaattttttttatattttccccTACATTTTGGAGAGCtatgaaatttgtttatattattagattttaatttaacttactaaaattttatattgaattaaaatttcattttttttttgaaggcTACGTTTTGCATGTGTTTTTACATTGATGGCATAAAGAGCATTGCTCATGGATAGTTGTACTGGTTTGTAGGGACATTCTACTAATTGGGATAGTGCTCTTTGTTTGTCAAGTAATCcggatatttttttttttataattatagcTTTAAGAAAATGGAACCCcataattttgttataaaaagtaaaaagtgtGGAAATTAAAATTCTGGAAACATCAATGTTCATATCtattagacaaaaaaaatcaaatcaactcGTCAAACCCCCCACTATCTACGTGTTCATAAcatctgaattttaaaaaaataacatccaAACATATAGTCTGCCCCTAGGCTAGGCTGGATTCAGGGTAGCGGCTTGCCATCTTGCACACTGTTCAAAAGATGAAACGATGCtttctcaaaattaacaaatcccATGAACCAGAAGTCGTGCCCATCCACCGTAACTACCTGAATATAGCTCTCCACCGGATTCTCTTTCATCACCACCGGATTCACACTGCCCACATTCGCCAAAGGTATCATCACCTGTCCTTattaatgaatgcaaaatttaactaaattaatgaATCTGTTCAATTTGCAATTCATCATATCATTACTATCGTtcaatactttatattattacCTTGTAGTAGCTCCAAGTCTCCTGACCAGAAGGAGCAGTGAAAGATAAGGGCCGATCACTGCAAAAGGCTACCCGAGCCGTTGATAAATAGAGCGTACCCGCAACAGGGCctgttgttgtggagagataaCAGGCGAATGTCTTCTTTAACCTTTCATCCGTATCAGTTGCAAAAATCTGCTTGAACAGAGACTCAAATCCACCCTCTGTTATAGCTTTGGCTGTCAGGTTTAATTTACCCCATGCTGCTTCCGATACAGACGGTCCAGTTTTAACTGTAATTTCATAAATCCAGTCCACACATATTAGGACTATGATATGA of Gossypium raimondii isolate GPD5lz chromosome 3, ASM2569854v1, whole genome shotgun sequence contains these proteins:
- the LOC105794804 gene encoding GSH-induced LITAF domain protein, producing MSKTEQPVLGVPYYAGPRMDGYQQGRIPANAIYGDPKGIPIQQTMYRDTPAPFNCPYCGNSGLTLVRSKPSLAAVVGCMMPFMLGICFLCPSMDCLWHKYHYCPNCNEKIADFEKSDPCLVVDLPQWMQKSFALPA
- the LOC105794805 gene encoding GEM-like protein 5, whose protein sequence is MTSTPTQENTKVEGSHEPPSEEDIKKWGTHVMGTPAAPSAHPDNQKAALWNASDHQQIYELPYVVYSPAERPSHNPFEPVINMFNTWSRKTESIARNIWHNLKTGPSVSEAAWGKLNLTAKAITEGGFESLFKQIFATDTDERLKKTFACYLSTTTGPVAGTLYLSTARVAFCSDRPLSFTAPSGQETWSYYKVMIPLANVGSVNPVVMKENPVESYIQVVTVDGHDFWFMGFVNFEKASFHLLNSVQDGKPLP